The DNA region CCAGTTTGTAtgaacttaaataaaaaattacatgaatGTATAATATGACCGTTCTGTGAGTGGTGCTATGTAATGTATAATGAGTGTgggttattttatattaaatagaaaaacttAAGAATCACTAAAAATTAGTGTTAAGGACcactaaaaagattttttttaagtaatcAAAAccgataaattaaatatatatgataattaaaGAGAAAACAACAAATATTAAATTTATGAGTAGACAACAATATTTTTGACAACAATATTTTCGTTATGGAAAAACTTCAAAATACTATATTCttgttttttcaataaaattttagaaaatataacataaaattttaaatgtcacaaaaatttctttctttcttccaaatGGGTGGATTATAATTTCCAAATTAAATCCATAGTATTAGTATTAAAGGTGAAtagataatgaaaaaaaaagccctctaaattatttacaaatttaTCGGATAGACAAAGAATTTCCAAAATCATCAATTTAAAAAGGAATGACACGATATAGTGATCTCAAATTATTTATAACGAAGGAGATAAATCATTATTGTCTACTTGAAAATATTGTATGATCCTTCTCTTTAATTAGTTAATGACAAATATAGTCTTCTTAATCCTTTCTTTTCATCAAGTACTCTCAACGGTCCTACATGCAAAATTTCCCCAAATTTTAATAGACGAGTCTCATAACCAAACATATTTATCTCTACACAacttttttgtttacttttacaAAGCTTCCAAAataaagggaaaaataaattaaaaaaagacaaatgtcaaaatgtaaataataaaaaggCCTAAAATGAAGAGTAGTTTTTCCTCTGAGGTCCACAAAATAAATGTGAAGCAGCCATCAACCAGTCATCCAAGCACACCCATGGAAGATAAGGCAGAGAGATAAgccacttcttcttctcctcacaCACACTCGTCTCCACACTTCCATCACAAACTTGTGaaaaaaatatcatataataataataacacattatatataaattaaaaaatataaatatacagttATATATCCTTCTATTCCCACTTTGTCCATTGATTCAGAGAGACATAGACACCTTAACACCACCAATTAATAATGGCCACCGCCGGCGCCGCCGCCACGTCATACTTCTTCGGCACACGCCTCACAACCTCAACCCCATCTTCTGGAAGGTTCCACGCCCTCTTCAACCTCGGCACCAAGAAGGCACCACCATCTCCACCACAGAAGAAGAAGGAGCCTGCGAAGCCGGCAAAGGCGGCGAAGCCATTCTCCTCCGGTGACCGTCTCGTGTGGTTCCCGGGCGCACAGCCACCAGAATGGCTCGATGGATCAATGATCGGAGACCGCGGATTTGATCCCTTTGGGTTCGCGAAACCCGCAGAGTACCTTCAGTTCGATTTGGACTCGCTGGACCAAAACCTGGCGAAGAACGAGTATGGACAAATCATCGGAACAAGGATTGAGACCTCAGACGTGAAACCGACGCCATTTCAGCCGTACTCGGAGGTTTTTGGAATTCAGAGGTTCCGTGAGTGTGAACTTATTCATGGAAGGTGGGCCATGCTTGGTGCTCTTGGTGCTTTGGCCGTTGAAGCTTTGACCGGTGTTGCGTGGCAAGATGCTGGGAAGGTAATCATTTTTGTTTTCTCActcttttttttaagaataaatctGCATTAGTTGGgtcaaaaatagtaaaaatttttAGACGAAAGTTGATAGTTAAGAAGAGataatttaatatgtttgattaaattattatttaataatttttaattattattttatttaaaaataactatgtataaatttttatttaataaatataaatctaattttGATGATATTATAATCTTGTATAATTAGATTCATTTGTTTTACAGTTCTCTAACCTATTTTCGGTGGGGCAATTAATCGAACACTTGGTGGTTAATCTTTCTATGTATCTTTTGTTACACATGCTTTTTGTCCTTTTAAAGCTTTTTAATTagtgtttttaattttatcaatgaCATAAGAATCGGAAACAACCTGAGTGTGGAAAGAGTGCTGAAAGTTCGTGACAGGACAATACGATTAACATGTACAagttgatttttaattattattattattattagtttatcactattgttattgacaaGTATAACATGGTCCCATTGTGTCTGTATTAGTGTAATATACCTTTGACACAGAGTTTTGTGGAGTGTGTCTTATTGTTATCCAGTAAAGCATTGGTGTGGTTATGGGGTACTAATTgctatgatgatgatgacttgcCTGGCTAAAAACGATGAAGACAAAAGttttcattattatttgatttgtttgaacatGTTTGATTGGATCCTATTTTTCATACACGAACAAAATAGTAATACCCTGCATTATTTTAGCCCTACACAGGTGCTATTGTGCTAGAAGTTTAGTTCAAGGAAGCTTTTAATTTCCAGTGGAATGGATTATTGCATTAATTAAGCATGAGATTAGCAAAAGATGACACTCAAAAGTAGGTCTCATGATTTTTGCATTATCTTCATAGACAAAATAATATTCCATCTaactcaaaaaatttttttttatcaaattattttatccTTGAATTTGGAAAAGTGTTTTAATATTAGATGGAATACAAGAGTACAGACACATCTCATGATTTTATTCCATCCTAATGTTAGAGAGTTTTATGTTTGCTTATTATGCTAAGATAATAGAAGTATTTGCCAAAACAAAGGAACATAAATATTGTGAAATACAAATCTATGTGTACAAATAGACAGACagacaaaattttgaatttctataCATCAAAGACgtaataaaatagtaaaacaaatataaatttcTCTTTATTCTCGGTTTCAAGATATTTACCgattatgtttatatataaatagaaatttatGGACAGTTGTCTTTacataaagttgatagttgagaatcgttagataataatttagttaaacatatcaaattatttaGCAATTTTCAGCTATCAATTCATAAGAAAACAATTGTATGTAAGTCCTAACCTTATATATATAAGTTAACCTAACAGAATATTGAAGATTATTCAAGCTCACAATCTTGTGTTTTCAATTCCGAAATGCAATTTTCTCTTATTATAATCAGGTAGAGCTAGTGGAAGGATCATCATACTTGGGATTACCACTTCCATTCTCACTAACAACACTGAtatggattgaagtgttagtgATTGGATACATTGAGTTCCAAAGAAATGCAGAACTTGACCCAGAGAAAAGGCTATACCCTGGAGGCAAGTTCTTTGACCCACTTGGATTGGCAAATGACCCTGAAGAGAAGGCAAGGCTTCAACTTGCTGAAATCAAGCACTCTCGTTTGGCCATGGTTGTCTTTCTCATCTTTGCAATTCAAGCTGCCACAACAGGGAAAGGACCCATCAGTTTCATTGCTACCTTCAACAAGTGAGAAACAAATCACACGTAACTTTAGCTCCTCATTATTCAATCTTATTGtacaattttttgttaatttcttttcTGTACACCAAGAAATGAGAACTACTGCTATGTATAACTTTAAAACTGTGTTAATGATGTATGTATCTATGTACTTTGTTGACTTTTGTATTAATACTATatagatttaattttaatatactctcGGGAGAAGTTTATAAGAGTTTTACCTAGATATTAATAgcatattattatgttattaaaaGTAACTATTTTAAACTTATGAATTAACTGCTTGAATAATTATTTGAATATATGAATTTGATTGGATCATcgtgtaaaattttttataatgacAATTAAGCGGTTGGATTTATATGTTGGACATATTAAGATATAGCTTGTATTAAGTTAGTTATCAGTTAGCACCTAATTAGTTATTAGTTAGTTAGAGTGGCTTTACAGTTAGCAATCAGTTTAATCTGTTAGAAACTCCAAGTAAAATAATAGAATTCATACATCAATTCACaaatatctctctctctctctctctctatatatatatatattccaagaAAGTTCAATTTAGTTGAAGATAAAGTGATTGGAAAAGTGTCTGAAGAATTTGAAATGTGGGAACAGCATGATGAATGCTCTCGTCAATGGAAGCGATGTTTTTAACTACGTGTATGAGATTTGGAAAGCACCTGAAGAACATTTCGCCGCAAGGTTAAAATCGATCATCAAAATGCTGAAGACTCAACCAAAATCAATCAAGAAGCTTGGTTTAACCGCCTTAGAATACTTACCAAAGATTAGCAAGGTGGTGAATAGGACACACGGTGTAGCAATATTTTCATAGATTCAATCAGAATTTTCAGCATTTCCAATTGCTACACACAAATTGAGCCCCACCACCAAATGCTTCCTTTCACAATGGACCATCAAATGCAGCTTTTCGTAGTGGCAGCCAACAACAAAATCAGCATCAAAGGTCAAACTCAGAGCCTTAAGCTTATTCACATTCCCAAACACTGCCTCAGATTCAGGTGCCTCTCACCACATAGCGTTCGACCAGGTGACCCTCATCATAGGATCAGAGTATGAAGGGCCAGAATAAGTGTATGGAGGTGGAGGTAATGGAAAAGGTATGCGCATTGCTAATGTTGGAAAATCTCTTATGTATTCATCTATATCAAACCATATATTCAAACTCCAGAACTTGCTACATGTCCCAGCCATCTCTAAAAATCTAATTAGCATGTCAAAGTTTGCACTAGATAATGATGTATTCTTTGAGTCTTGGCCTTATTTGAGCACTGTAAAATGCCAGGAATCCAGGAAGATTCTGCTTCAAGGTAAATTCAATAAAAGACTTGTAGATTTGAAGGAGTTCACATTCAAagacaaaattgaaaagataGAAACGAAAAGAATTTCACAGCTGCAAACAAAGTTAGTACAAATGTTGCTTTTGCTACAGCTTCAAGAAACATAGAAAATGAGAGTTGTTCTATAATAAAACATTGTAGTAGTGAGTCAAGTTGTAATAGTGAATCAGATGTAGACAGAAACTGCTTAATGCATTTAGAATGTGCAAAAGAAGAAATCGttgaatataaaattacaaatgtTAGTAATGTAGTCAATAAAGAGTCTGTTGCAGAAGATAAAATTATTGCTTCTAGTCATGTTAGTAATTCAAAATCTATTGCCAAGAAACATGTCATTACTGCTGATGAATTTGTGAATAAAACAGTTGTTTGTGATAATTCACAGTGCAAGCCTAATGGTTCTAGGATCACTACTACAAATTCTGTTCGTGACAGGACATATTAAAGTAGACACCTATATTTAATTACATTTATTTGATATACATTATTTTGGTGTTCAATTGTCTTTGTATTTGATACTTGTCTAAAATTCATCACTTTATTTTCTTAAACAAGTAGCAAAAAGAAAGTCTCATAAATATTTTCTCTGTGGTCGAAAGCATTATAATAACGAATTACTAGCTAATTAGGTTGACATGCTTGCAGTGGATTCTTACACTTGAAAGTTGAAATGACACCATGTGTGCCCGAGAATTACGACGGATTAAAGGATATTTCCAAATCGTTTCTTTTGTTCGAAGAGagagggaagaaaaaaaaaatattgaaacagGTGTTATATacaggattttttttaaataaataaaataaatattttaattacaagaaATATGCATTTTGGAGCGTTTTTATCGAAAAGCATTACATTTCTTACGAGATAAATTAACACGTATCCCGTTTACAGTAGAAGAAATACAGTCTATAttttgtttatagtgtaaacgagatacgtgttaACTTATTTCATTTACATAGTAAACTAGATAAGAGGGAAATTATgacatttacactgtaaacaagatacgTTAAGACAATTTTCAACTTATAAAAGAATGTGCAACCCTTTGTATTTTCCACAAATATTTTACTACTTCTTTGCTACATATTTCTTCCGAAAATAAGTCAAAATGTCTAGTAGTAGTATTTTTTTGGTTGTGTGTATCTGAATTGAGGTATGAGAAATAATGATAATGGGGTGACATTTGAGTGTGAGAATTCCATTCTGTTGCGTACCCGGCCAGTAAGTTCATTGACAAAATTGAAGAGTCTGATATTGGGTAGGATTGGTAGTAGTGGGAGAAAAGAGATCAGAAGGGTAGGGTACGGTATAGGTTGCTATCACCGATGGAAAATGAAGTTTTTCGGTTTTGTCTTTTTTGACTCCATGGTGACGAGCATGTGCGCCTAATGTTTGACATCTATGGGAGAATCGTGGAAGagcaagtgatggagctttctgcGGAGGTTGGCGACGTTAGTGGCGGTAGATCTGGGTCGTCAGACTTCGTCCAGAATGATCCACCTCTCACACCACCACCGATTCATGTTGCCAATCCAGTGGTAGACATGGAGGTCGATGGTGAGGACTCTGACGAGGAGTATGTTGCAGATAGCAACGAAAGCGGTTCctttgaggatgatgatgaggaagaggttGTACCACAGACCCTGGTTGAGGCATCGCGTAGGTATCTTTTGCCTCCCCCGCGTCCAATTCCAGCCTTGTCATTTGTACCCAATCATTATGGTACCTTGGATTTGGACGCGATGATGTAAGAGGAGAACCCATTTACCAACACAGATGAGGAAGATTACAACTTAGACGGCGGAGTGGAGTTTAGGGTTGACCACAGATTCAAAAGTAGAGATGCAGTAATGCAGGGTGTTCATAATTACAGCATTCACAGAAGTGATGAATATCGAGTAGTTGAGTCGGATCGATTAAAGTCTCATATGTGTTGCCAGCAACATGTAGCAGGCTGTCCTTGGAGTTTTCGAGTTGTTCTCTGACAGAATCTCGGATACTGgtaagttaaagattcattttcttctatattgtCTTCTCATCCAACTCCTAGGCTCTGGTCCCGTATCATGTTTGAAAGTCACAAAAGCAACCACCCACGAGCTCTCCATTAGCACGAAGTCCGAAGTGGTATGCGACGTCCTGTAGGGTGATCATGCACTCACCCCATGGCATGTGGAAGGTGTGGGTCTTTGGGCGTCAACGCTCGACGAATGCTGTGATCAGGGAGTTGTCGAATACAAAATCCCTAAGCGGCAACGCATCACCGAGCTAGCCTCCCTCAGGTATAGGATAATGACGTCTAGTAATGGGAGTGTGTGACTCACTCTTCTCAGAAGAAATAGACGAGACCTctggtaaataataaaaatactaaattaaaaattaatttagattaTAAGTAAACTATTCAAGCAAATAACTACAaacatttaaattataaatttatttacaacaaaatatttacttgaataataaaaatatttagtaaaataattaacttaaacgCCTGTATAatataatgaaaattaaaatgtcTCCTAAAATAACTAATGACTACTCTAATAAAcgtctattttaattaatttaaataaaattgttttgtaaaataatgaataataaaattCATTTCGCATCACCTATATATGGTAGATTAACTAAAAACATTTACTAGAATAATCAACAAATACATCTATATAGATAACTTAGTTTAAGTAAGaagaaaacttaacaaaaaataatttatttaaatatttagtaaatagaaatataaatattttgctacatgatgcaccactatttcatggtacatcttgtacttaattgagtggattttatccactaatctcacaccTATTCATAGAAAtggcatgttttacatttttcttcctgattttgtgctatgattgaaaatatgcttctttggccttatatttgctaatattaatcctctcttattaccattcgatgttgtgatatgtgcgttaagtgatttcaggaattacagggcaggaatggcttggaggatggaaaggaagcatgcaaaagtggaatgaatacaagaaattgaaggaattgcaaaattgtcagccctgacctcttcgcactcaaacggtcataacttgagctacagaagtccaaatgaggcggttctagttgcgttggaaagctaacattcggggtttcgaaatgatatataatttattatattgtcCATATAGCTAAGCGACGCGCATGTgtgaatcacgcgcacgcgtcattctGCAAA from Arachis hypogaea cultivar Tifrunner chromosome 10, arahy.Tifrunner.gnm2.J5K5, whole genome shotgun sequence includes:
- the LOC112715409 gene encoding chlorophyll a-b binding protein CP29.3, chloroplastic, producing the protein MATAGAAATSYFFGTRLTTSTPSSGRFHALFNLGTKKAPPSPPQKKKEPAKPAKAAKPFSSGDRLVWFPGAQPPEWLDGSMIGDRGFDPFGFAKPAEYLQFDLDSLDQNLAKNEYGQIIGTRIETSDVKPTPFQPYSEVFGIQRFRECELIHGRWAMLGALGALAVEALTGVAWQDAGKVELVEGSSYLGLPLPFSLTTLIWIEVLVIGYIEFQRNAELDPEKRLYPGGKFFDPLGLANDPEEKARLQLAEIKHSRLAMVVFLIFAIQAATTGKGPISFIATFNK